A window of Ictalurus furcatus strain D&B chromosome 18, Billie_1.0, whole genome shotgun sequence contains these coding sequences:
- the tnfsf10l3 gene encoding tumor necrosis factor (ligand) superfamily, member 10 like 3, which yields MAQPKISVDAPSKLWISTVFVVMVVLQVASTTGLFVYLNMSMAQARSQGVSEELRCLGLLNALEKDQEVPDGLVQLFGEPCIRLAEGIKTYISKVTENIISQHIFQERQTAETRLKVLNGGNQRPSAHLTLRDNGLQGPTSLSPQRDLHQSCRHPVRSWGNQSFGTHLHNMTVSNGRLRIPQTGRYYLYAQVYFRYLTLSNTEYQSSSDSQQVVQCVYKKTAYAQPIQLLKGVGTKCWAPDSENALHSIYQGGMFELRTGDEIFVSVSSPTAVHAEDSSSYFGAFRFDL from the exons ATGGCTCAGCCGAAAATATCCGTGGACGCTCCGTCTAAATTATGGATAAGTACCGTGTTTGTAGTCATGGTTGTTCTTCAAGTCGCATCGACTACTGGATTATTCGTTTATCTCAATATGTCAATGGCTCAG GCCCGGAGTCAGGGTGTGTCTGAGGAGCTGCGCTGTCTTGGGCTGCTGAACGCTCTGGAGAAAGATCAGGAGGTGCCGGATGGTCTGGTACAGCTCTTTGGTGAACCATGCATCAGACTTGCTGAAGGAATTAAGACATATATATCCAAG gttacagaaaacatcatctCTCAGCACATCTTTCAAG AAAGACAAACAGCCGAGACACGTCTGAAAGTTCTCAATGGTGGGAACCAGCGGCCCTCTGCTCACCTCACCCTCCGAGACAATGGATTACAag gCCCAACATCTTTAAGTCCTCAAAGAGACCTCCACCAGTCCTGCCGTCACCCTGTACGTTCCTGGGGAAACCAGAGCTTCGGCACGCACCTGCACAACATGACAGTGTCCAACGGGCGGCTGCGGATCCCTCAGACGGGACGCTATTACCTGTACGCTCAGGTCTACTTCCGGTACCTCACACTGTCCAACACCGAGTACCAGTCCAGCTCAGATAGCCAGCAGgtggtacagtgtgtgtataagaaGACGGCTTATGCACAGCCCATTCAGCTGCTAAAAGGAGTGGGCACCAAGTGCTGGGCCCCGGACAGTGAGAATGCCCTCCATTCCATCTACCAGGGAGGTATGTTCGAGCTGCGAACAGGAGACGAGATCTTCGTCTCAGTGTCCTCTCCTACCGCAGTGCATGCAGAGGACTCGTCCAGTTACTTTGGAGCCTTTCGCTTTGACCTCTGA